A single Chryseobacterium sp. DNA region contains:
- the htpG gene encoding molecular chaperone HtpG has translation MTKGNINVSVENIFPLIKKFLYSDHEIFLRELISNATDATLKLKHLTSIGEAKVEYGNPKLEVSIDKEQKTLRIIDQGIGMTGEEVEKYINQVAFSGAEEFLEKYKDSAKDSGIIGHFGLGFYSAFMVAEKVEILTKSYKDEPAVRWICDGSPEFTLEETTDKTDRGTEIILHIAEDSVEFLEEGKIRELLLKYNKFMPVPIKFGTKTHTLPLPEDAPEDAVAETEEVDNIINNPTPAWTIAPSDLTNEDYMKFYHELYPMQFEEPLFHIHLNVDYPFNLTGVLFFPKLSNNLNIEKDKIQLYQNQVFVTDEVKGIVPDFLMLLRGVIDSPDIPLNVSRSYLQADGAVKKISSYITKKVGDKMVSLINENREDYEKKWNDIKIVIEYGIITEEKFAEKVDKFTLYPTTDGKYFLWDELVDTIKPAQTDKDNKLVILYATNADEQHSYIQSAKDKGYEVLLLDSPIIPHVIQKLETSKENISFARVDADHINNLIKKDEPVISKLNDTDKESLKKNVEEAIQDPKFTVQLEDLDSSDAPFTITQPEFMRRMKEMQATGGGGMFGMGGFPEMYNLVVNSNSELSNQILKTENTEEKESLIKHALDLAKLSQNLLKGKDLTDFIQRSYKQLEK, from the coding sequence ATGACTAAAGGAAATATTAATGTATCGGTGGAAAATATTTTCCCACTTATTAAAAAATTTCTTTACAGTGACCACGAAATATTCCTGCGAGAACTGATCTCTAATGCAACGGATGCTACTTTGAAATTAAAGCATTTGACAAGCATAGGAGAAGCTAAGGTTGAGTATGGAAATCCGAAACTGGAAGTTAGTATTGATAAAGAACAGAAAACGTTACGCATCATTGACCAGGGTATCGGGATGACCGGTGAAGAAGTTGAAAAATATATCAACCAGGTAGCCTTCTCAGGAGCTGAAGAGTTCCTGGAAAAATATAAAGACTCTGCTAAAGATTCAGGGATTATCGGACACTTTGGTCTTGGGTTCTACTCTGCGTTTATGGTGGCTGAAAAGGTGGAAATTCTTACAAAGTCCTATAAAGATGAACCTGCCGTAAGATGGATCTGTGACGGAAGCCCTGAATTTACCCTTGAAGAAACAACAGATAAAACGGATAGAGGTACAGAAATCATTCTTCACATTGCAGAAGATTCTGTAGAGTTTTTAGAGGAAGGAAAAATCCGTGAACTGCTATTAAAGTACAATAAATTCATGCCTGTTCCAATCAAATTCGGAACAAAAACGCATACCTTACCATTACCGGAAGATGCTCCGGAAGATGCCGTTGCTGAAACTGAAGAAGTAGATAACATTATCAACAACCCTACTCCTGCATGGACTATCGCTCCTAGCGACCTTACGAATGAAGATTATATGAAGTTCTACCACGAGCTGTATCCAATGCAGTTTGAGGAGCCTCTATTCCACATTCACCTGAATGTTGATTATCCTTTCAACCTTACAGGAGTTTTATTCTTCCCTAAGTTAAGCAACAACTTAAATATTGAAAAGGATAAAATCCAGCTTTACCAAAACCAGGTATTTGTAACAGATGAAGTAAAAGGGATTGTACCGGATTTCTTAATGCTGCTGAGAGGGGTCATTGATTCTCCGGATATTCCGTTGAATGTTTCCCGTTCTTACCTTCAGGCGGACGGTGCGGTAAAGAAAATCTCTTCTTATATCACAAAAAAGGTAGGTGATAAAATGGTTTCCCTGATCAACGAAAACCGAGAAGATTATGAGAAAAAATGGAATGACATCAAAATTGTCATTGAATACGGAATCATTACAGAAGAGAAGTTTGCTGAAAAAGTAGACAAATTCACATTATATCCTACCACAGACGGAAAATACTTCCTATGGGATGAATTGGTAGATACCATCAAACCTGCACAAACCGATAAAGATAACAAACTGGTTATTCTGTACGCTACCAATGCTGATGAACAGCACAGCTACATCCAGTCTGCAAAAGATAAAGGATATGAGGTTCTTTTATTAGACTCGCCTATTATTCCACATGTTATCCAGAAACTGGAAACTTCAAAAGAAAACATTTCATTTGCAAGAGTAGATGCTGACCATATCAATAACCTGATCAAAAAAGATGAGCCGGTTATTTCTAAATTAAATGATACTGACAAGGAATCTTTAAAGAAAAACGTGGAAGAAGCTATCCAGGATCCAAAATTCACAGTTCAGCTTGAAGATCTTGACAGCAGCGATGCCCCATTTACAATTACTCAGCCTGAGTTTATGAGAAGAATGAAAGAAATGCAGGCAACAGGCGGAGGCGGTATGTTTGGAATGGGAGGCTTCCCGGAAATGTACAATCTGGTAGTCAACTCCAACAGTGAGCTTTCAAATCAGATTTTAAAAACAGAAAATACTGAAGAAAAAGAAAGCCTGATCAAACATGCGCTGGATCTTGCTAAACTTTCGCAAAACCTGCTGAAGGGAAAAGATCTTACAGATTTTATACAGAGAAGCTATAAGCAACTTGAAAAATAA
- a CDS encoding DNA alkylation repair protein: protein MTEKRKGARSIKDIPQDILEQLNRGDIETANLTEWLAVDQRLLLENLLQQNNRTVYLNPVLKSLAQLKKQTVNTINEAIGLELLNQAVKNHDEEFLSELSSHPADLVRCWSAYTIGRNNRLELKDKLNKIQSFASDSHFGVREICWMAVRPDISKNLTESLSILSEWAQHENEYVRRFASESTRPRGVWCEHIDALKQNPGSGLDILEPLRSDASRYVQDSVGNWLNDASKSQPEFVVEICDEWIRESPTKETRYIVKKALRTIKK, encoded by the coding sequence ATGACAGAGAAAAGAAAAGGAGCACGCTCTATTAAAGATATTCCTCAGGATATTTTAGAACAACTCAACCGGGGAGATATTGAAACGGCTAATCTTACGGAGTGGCTGGCAGTAGATCAAAGACTGTTGCTGGAAAATCTGCTTCAGCAGAATAACCGGACAGTATATTTGAACCCGGTTTTAAAAAGTCTGGCCCAACTGAAAAAGCAAACCGTTAATACGATCAACGAAGCAATTGGGCTTGAACTCCTTAATCAGGCTGTTAAAAACCATGATGAAGAATTTTTATCGGAACTTTCATCCCATCCGGCAGATCTGGTCCGCTGTTGGTCCGCTTATACCATTGGAAGAAACAATAGACTGGAGCTTAAGGATAAATTAAACAAAATACAGTCATTTGCTTCTGATTCCCATTTTGGAGTAAGGGAAATCTGCTGGATGGCAGTGCGTCCTGATATCTCAAAAAATCTTACAGAAAGCTTATCCATACTATCAGAATGGGCTCAGCATGAAAATGAGTATGTCAGACGCTTTGCCAGTGAATCCACCAGGCCGAGAGGAGTTTGGTGTGAACATATCGACGCTTTAAAACAAAATCCGGGATCAGGGCTGGACATTTTAGAACCATTACGTTCAGACGCATCGAGGTATGTACAGGATAGTGTCGGGAATTGGCTGAATGATGCGAGCAAATCACAGCCCGAATTTGTAGTGGAAATCTGTGATGAATGGATTCGGGAAAGCCCGACAAAAGAAACCCGGTATATCGTTAAAAAAGCGCTGCGAACGATTAAAAAGTAA
- a CDS encoding response regulator transcription factor, which produces MKKIYLTQAKRQHPLLKVWNDYPEILQNANSILPYPSIESIIGEMFAPGKFYYYIINFADSTICNHHENILTMHGLNKYPVHLKEITDLIHPDDLEFVMEAERMCIEKMKEIDGFDYQQELKTSYCFRMRTSKGNYELFHHQALHTHKDEHGRLLQAVNIHSNIEHITHQNSYTVLVSGINGREDFHQMQWLKQDKMYESKPVIFTKREVEIINCIAKGYSAGKISDLLSISEETVRTHRKNILKKSDSKNSSELIKKAFEWGYL; this is translated from the coding sequence ATGAAAAAAATATACCTGACCCAAGCAAAAAGACAGCATCCTCTCCTCAAAGTCTGGAATGATTATCCTGAAATTCTTCAGAATGCCAACAGTATATTGCCCTACCCTTCTATTGAAAGTATTATAGGAGAAATGTTCGCTCCAGGTAAGTTTTACTACTATATCATTAATTTCGCAGACAGTACAATATGTAACCACCATGAAAACATCCTGACAATGCATGGATTGAATAAATATCCTGTACATCTGAAAGAAATCACAGATCTTATTCACCCGGACGATTTGGAATTTGTAATGGAAGCCGAAAGGATGTGTATAGAGAAAATGAAAGAAATTGATGGTTTTGACTATCAGCAGGAACTAAAAACAAGTTATTGCTTCAGAATGAGAACCTCAAAAGGAAACTATGAACTATTTCATCATCAGGCACTCCACACCCACAAGGATGAGCATGGCAGGTTGCTTCAAGCTGTTAATATTCACAGCAATATTGAACATATCACTCATCAAAATTCATATACCGTCTTAGTTTCCGGAATCAACGGGCGAGAAGATTTTCATCAGATGCAGTGGTTGAAACAGGACAAAATGTATGAATCCAAGCCTGTCATCTTTACCAAAAGAGAGGTTGAAATCATTAATTGTATTGCCAAAGGATATTCGGCGGGAAAAATTTCCGATTTGCTGAGTATTTCAGAAGAGACGGTACGTACACACAGGAAAAATATTTTAAAAAAATCTGATAGCAAAAATAGCTCTGAACTTATTAAAAAGGCTTTTGAATGGGGATATCTGTAG
- the recA gene encoding recombinase RecA, giving the protein MSNIDDKKKALALVLDKLDKTYGKGTVMTLGDAAVDTTIEVIPSGSLGLDIALGVGGYPRGRIIEIYGPESSGKTTLTLHAIAEAQKAGGIAAFIDAEHAFDRTYAAKLGIDLENLIISQPDNGEQALEIADNLIRSGAIDIVVIDSVAALTPKAEIEGEMGDSKMGLHARLMSQALRKLTATISRTKCTVIFINQLREKIGVMFGNPETTTGGNALKFYASVRIDIRKASAPIKQGDEAIGSRVKVKIVKNKVAPPFKQAEFDIMYGEGVSKVGEILDTAVDMGIVKKSGSWFSYEETKLGQGRDAVKDVLKDNPDLSEELENKIKEELKNK; this is encoded by the coding sequence ATGAGTAACATTGATGATAAGAAAAAAGCACTCGCATTAGTGCTTGACAAATTAGATAAAACATACGGAAAAGGAACGGTAATGACTTTGGGAGATGCTGCCGTAGACACTACAATAGAAGTAATTCCTTCCGGATCTTTAGGATTAGATATTGCATTAGGTGTAGGCGGATATCCAAGAGGAAGAATCATTGAAATATACGGGCCTGAATCTTCAGGTAAAACGACATTGACCCTTCACGCTATCGCTGAAGCTCAAAAAGCCGGTGGTATTGCTGCATTTATTGATGCTGAACATGCTTTCGACAGAACCTATGCAGCAAAATTAGGAATCGATTTGGAAAACCTGATTATTTCCCAGCCGGACAACGGGGAACAGGCATTGGAAATTGCCGATAACCTTATCCGTTCAGGAGCTATTGATATCGTAGTTATCGACTCTGTAGCGGCCCTTACTCCAAAAGCTGAAATTGAAGGTGAAATGGGAGATTCCAAAATGGGTCTTCATGCGAGATTGATGTCTCAGGCATTAAGAAAACTGACTGCGACTATTTCAAGAACGAAATGTACGGTAATTTTCATCAACCAGTTGAGAGAAAAAATTGGTGTTATGTTCGGAAACCCTGAAACAACAACCGGAGGTAATGCCCTTAAATTCTATGCTTCTGTAAGAATTGATATCAGAAAAGCAAGTGCGCCGATCAAACAAGGTGATGAAGCCATCGGAAGCCGTGTGAAAGTGAAAATTGTGAAAAACAAAGTAGCCCCACCTTTCAAACAGGCAGAATTTGATATCATGTATGGTGAAGGAGTTTCCAAAGTAGGAGAAATTCTTGATACCGCAGTAGATATGGGAATTGTGAAGAAAAGCGGCTCTTGGTTCAGCTATGAAGAAACTAAGCTGGGTCAGGGACGTGATGCAGTAAAAGATGTTTTAAAAGATAACCCGGATCTTTCTGAGGAATTGGAAAACAAGATCAAGGAAGAATTGAAAAACAAATAA
- a CDS encoding oxygenase MpaB family protein, with protein sequence MERTIVQPRFKDSPHFINFWESGNGKQLIEFSGASVSFKEFETFSPFFYHVDEAGDEVVKDVYYTKKFHEASREIEHYIRNGVSETDAVPESVKKLFTQTQQIPEWLDYNLLKCGAELCMRSNLDSLISLRDYCLIGGYDYAYLNKPLIATEALKKGAVKRLSETLDFWVNVTRYHALELHAKGYEFAVKTRLIHSYARLSIKKHYKGWDTENWGEPINSWDMMATYIGFSLVFLHSLKKLGNTFSAEEEYGIFHLWKYVGYLLGIPEQLLPDDKKQATEFFYLWTSVQPPSDKDSILLAHSLLNESLENPILKFEFQRKNLRYLHICCTWFLLDDEVCKRLQIPEVSNKKLFPKSKILFNTIYDKLVSRDARIKRGNKDQMKVLEDYLNITKNSNFH encoded by the coding sequence ATGGAACGAACAATAGTACAACCCCGGTTTAAAGACTCACCTCATTTCATAAACTTCTGGGAAAGCGGCAATGGAAAACAGCTTATAGAATTTTCCGGTGCTTCAGTGAGTTTTAAGGAATTTGAAACGTTTTCTCCTTTCTTCTATCATGTAGATGAGGCTGGCGATGAGGTGGTAAAAGATGTTTATTATACTAAAAAATTCCATGAAGCTTCCAGGGAAATAGAACATTACATCCGAAATGGAGTTTCTGAAACAGATGCTGTTCCTGAAAGTGTAAAAAAACTGTTTACCCAAACCCAACAAATTCCTGAATGGCTTGATTATAATCTGCTTAAATGCGGAGCTGAACTCTGCATGAGAAGCAACCTGGATTCCCTGATTTCATTAAGAGACTACTGCCTGATAGGAGGTTACGACTATGCTTATCTTAATAAACCTCTTATCGCCACGGAAGCGTTGAAAAAAGGAGCTGTAAAACGCCTCTCAGAAACACTGGATTTTTGGGTGAACGTAACACGTTATCATGCACTGGAGCTTCATGCAAAAGGGTATGAGTTTGCTGTCAAGACCCGTTTGATCCATTCCTATGCAAGACTTTCCATAAAGAAACATTACAAAGGCTGGGATACTGAAAATTGGGGCGAGCCTATTAATTCCTGGGATATGATGGCAACCTATATTGGTTTCAGCCTGGTTTTTCTTCACAGTCTCAAAAAATTAGGCAATACTTTTTCTGCTGAAGAAGAATATGGGATCTTTCATCTCTGGAAATATGTAGGTTATTTATTGGGAATCCCGGAACAGCTTCTTCCTGATGACAAAAAGCAGGCTACTGAATTTTTTTATTTATGGACTTCCGTTCAGCCGCCTTCTGATAAAGACTCCATTCTTTTAGCTCATTCATTGTTGAATGAATCACTGGAAAATCCCATTTTAAAATTTGAATTTCAGAGGAAAAATCTCAGGTATCTCCATATCTGCTGTACCTGGTTCCTGCTGGATGACGAGGTTTGTAAAAGACTTCAGATTCCGGAGGTTTCCAATAAGAAACTGTTTCCAAAATCAAAAATACTCTTCAATACGATTTATGATAAACTGGTAAGCCGTGATGCCCGAATAAAAAGGGGAAACAAAGACCAGATGAAAGTGCTGGAAGATTATCTGAATATCACTAAAAATTCAAATTTTCATTAA
- a CDS encoding TIGR03915 family putative DNA repair protein: MMTTLVYDGSFDGLFTAVFEVFEYRYKDVEMASRERFYQENIFAEIHEVITQTEKSERVLNKLEQNIGKKGIHQLLKVFLSENPESEKLILDAVRQSIQYPEDNILENFADPDILKISKIGKSVDRERHRMTAFVRFEKMQDGVYFAKIDPDFNVLPLIRKHFHDRYQDQKWMIYDLRRNYGLIYDLESCDFFYPDEKPDFSNYQQKFHDEEKNYQVLWQRYFTKTNIVERKNMKLHIQHVPKRYWKYLTEKW; encoded by the coding sequence ATGATGACAACCCTGGTTTACGACGGAAGTTTTGACGGCCTTTTCACTGCGGTATTTGAAGTTTTCGAATACCGTTACAAAGACGTGGAGATGGCAAGCAGGGAAAGATTTTACCAGGAAAATATTTTTGCAGAAATCCATGAAGTCATTACCCAAACAGAAAAATCCGAAAGGGTTTTAAACAAATTAGAACAAAACATTGGTAAAAAAGGGATTCATCAATTGCTGAAAGTTTTTTTATCGGAAAATCCCGAAAGTGAAAAATTGATCTTAGATGCAGTCAGGCAATCCATCCAGTATCCGGAAGATAATATCCTGGAAAATTTTGCAGATCCGGATATTTTAAAAATTTCAAAAATCGGCAAATCTGTAGACCGGGAAAGACACAGAATGACGGCTTTTGTCCGCTTTGAAAAAATGCAGGATGGTGTTTATTTTGCCAAAATAGATCCTGACTTTAATGTTCTTCCGCTGATCAGAAAACATTTTCATGACCGGTATCAGGATCAGAAATGGATGATCTACGATCTGCGGAGAAACTATGGACTTATTTATGATCTGGAAAGCTGTGACTTCTTCTATCCTGATGAAAAACCGGACTTCAGTAATTATCAACAGAAATTCCATGATGAGGAAAAAAACTATCAGGTACTCTGGCAAAGATATTTTACCAAAACCAATATCGTTGAACGAAAAAATATGAAACTCCATATTCAGCATGTCCCGAAAAGATATTGGAAGTATCTGACTGAAAAATGGTAG
- the gap gene encoding type I glyceraldehyde-3-phosphate dehydrogenase, with the protein MSTIKVGINGFGRIGRLVFRAMTERDNIEVVGINDLINAEYMAYMLKYDSVHGVFPGEVSVEGNDLVVNGKKIRVTAEKDPNNLKWNEIGADYIVESTGLFLSKDSAQAHINAGAKKVILSAPSKDDTPMFVMGVNHKELTDDIKILSNASCTTNCLAPLAKVIHDKFGIVEGLMTTVHATTATQKTVDGPSMKDWRGGRAALNNIIPSSTGAAKAVGKVIPSLNGKLTGMSFRVPTVDVSVVDLTVRLEKATSYDEICAAIKEASEGELKGILGYTEDAVVSQDFVGDKRTSIFDKDAGIMLSPNFVKLVSWYDNEMGYSNKLVDMLVHAASL; encoded by the coding sequence ATGTCAACAATTAAAGTAGGTATCAACGGTTTTGGTAGAATTGGACGTCTTGTTTTCAGAGCAATGACTGAAAGAGACAACATTGAAGTGGTAGGAATCAATGACCTGATCAATGCAGAATACATGGCTTACATGTTAAAATATGACTCTGTACATGGTGTTTTCCCAGGTGAAGTTTCTGTAGAAGGAAATGATCTTGTCGTAAACGGAAAAAAAATCAGAGTAACTGCTGAAAAAGATCCTAACAACCTAAAATGGAATGAAATTGGAGCTGACTATATCGTAGAATCTACAGGTCTTTTCTTATCTAAAGACTCTGCTCAGGCCCACATCAATGCAGGTGCAAAAAAAGTAATTCTTTCTGCTCCTTCTAAGGATGATACTCCAATGTTCGTAATGGGTGTAAACCACAAGGAACTTACTGATGATATCAAAATTTTATCAAACGCTTCTTGTACTACCAACTGTTTAGCTCCTTTAGCTAAAGTAATCCACGATAAATTCGGAATCGTAGAAGGTTTAATGACAACTGTACATGCTACAACAGCTACTCAGAAAACAGTTGACGGTCCTTCAATGAAAGACTGGAGAGGTGGTAGAGCTGCTCTAAATAACATTATCCCTTCTTCTACAGGAGCTGCTAAAGCGGTAGGAAAAGTAATCCCTTCATTAAACGGAAAATTAACGGGTATGTCTTTCAGAGTACCTACTGTAGACGTTTCTGTAGTTGACCTTACGGTAAGATTAGAAAAAGCTACTTCTTACGATGAGATCTGTGCTGCGATCAAAGAAGCTTCTGAAGGTGAATTGAAAGGTATCTTAGGATATACTGAAGATGCAGTAGTTTCCCAGGACTTCGTAGGAGATAAGAGAACTTCTATCTTCGATAAGGACGCTGGTATCATGCTTTCTCCAAACTTCGTAAAACTTGTTTCTTGGTATGACAACGAAATGGGTTACTCTAACAAGTTAGTAGATATGCTTGTACACGCTGCTTCTTTATAA
- a CDS encoding peroxiredoxin-like family protein — protein sequence MNRLATQIEQLNKELFSQLPKAMAEAFEQSIEEVKTKGIEENSIQIGEQIPAFSLPNIFGQQISSDEILKNGKMMIAFYRGSWCPYCNLELKYLQDNLSRLRNKNITLVAVSPEGPEYSSMMAEKNNLEFEVLTDADNGFAQKLGIVFQLQDFVLLHYQNLGIDLLKFNKNTENTLPVPAVFVIDENRKVRYKFLDVNYMNQVDVEDLIQAL from the coding sequence ATGAACAGGCTCGCAACACAGATTGAACAGCTGAATAAAGAATTGTTTTCACAACTGCCCAAGGCAATGGCGGAGGCATTTGAACAGTCTATTGAAGAGGTAAAGACAAAAGGGATTGAAGAGAACAGTATTCAGATAGGTGAACAGATACCGGCGTTCTCTCTTCCGAATATATTTGGGCAGCAAATATCTTCCGATGAAATCCTTAAGAACGGCAAGATGATGATTGCTTTTTACCGGGGCAGTTGGTGTCCTTACTGTAATTTAGAACTTAAATATTTACAGGACAATCTATCCAGGTTAAGAAACAAGAATATCACCTTAGTGGCAGTTTCTCCGGAAGGACCGGAGTATTCATCAATGATGGCAGAGAAAAATAATCTTGAATTTGAAGTGCTGACAGATGCAGATAACGGATTTGCACAAAAATTGGGAATTGTTTTTCAGCTTCAGGATTTTGTACTTCTGCATTATCAAAATTTAGGTATTGATCTTTTGAAGTTTAATAAGAATACAGAAAATACATTGCCGGTTCCTGCTGTTTTTGTCATTGATGAAAATAGGAAGGTCAGATATAAATTTTTAGATGTAAATTACATGAATCAGGTAGATGTAGAAGATTTAATACAAGCATTATGA
- a CDS encoding DUF4846 domain-containing protein, giving the protein MKKIITVITALLILTSCTKEKLSDRLLAEPDHNEHLNSENSLKIHKDKNTIRERFSPPEGYEWIEEKPNSFGSFIENFKLKPYDSQIMKYDGTPISTQHLHEAVFDIDTGNKDLQQCADAVIRLRAEYLYAVKKYDEIQFHFTSGDLFSWRDYKNGTRAFVSGNSVSFRKTADVDDSYQNFRNYLDLIFNYAGTISLHQETKPVPSNSDLKTGDIVISPGSPGHVVFIAGVCKNKEGKRLFLLGEGFTPAQSVHLLSNPYDKNISPWYDLDVDSPETKTARYIFKPTNFRSF; this is encoded by the coding sequence ATGAAAAAAATTATAACGGTAATCACCGCTCTTCTAATTCTCACAAGCTGTACGAAAGAAAAATTATCAGACCGTTTATTGGCTGAGCCTGATCATAATGAACATTTAAATTCAGAAAATTCTTTAAAAATTCATAAAGATAAAAACACCATCCGGGAAAGATTTTCTCCACCGGAAGGCTATGAATGGATTGAAGAAAAGCCTAATTCTTTTGGGTCTTTTATTGAAAATTTTAAGCTGAAACCTTATGACAGTCAGATTATGAAATATGACGGAACTCCTATCTCTACACAACATCTTCATGAGGCGGTTTTTGATATCGATACAGGAAATAAGGATCTGCAGCAATGCGCTGATGCTGTTATCCGCCTGAGAGCGGAATATTTATATGCAGTCAAAAAGTATGACGAGATTCAATTCCATTTTACAAGTGGAGACCTGTTCAGCTGGCGTGATTATAAAAATGGAACAAGAGCTTTCGTCAGCGGTAACTCCGTCAGCTTCAGAAAAACCGCAGACGTTGATGATTCCTATCAGAATTTCAGAAATTACCTGGATCTCATCTTCAATTATGCGGGAACCATTTCCTTACATCAAGAGACAAAACCGGTACCCAGCAATTCGGATTTAAAAACCGGAGATATCGTGATTAGTCCGGGAAGTCCCGGGCATGTTGTATTTATCGCCGGCGTGTGCAAAAATAAGGAAGGAAAAAGGCTGTTTTTATTGGGCGAAGGATTCACTCCTGCCCAGTCTGTTCATCTGCTTTCCAATCCTTATGACAAAAATATTTCGCCATGGTATGATCTGGATGTTGATTCTCCGGAAACCAAAACGGCGCGATATATTTTTAAACCTACAAATTTTAGAAGCTTTTAA
- a CDS encoding helix-turn-helix transcriptional regulator — protein MQKEKLRVIRKQKGYTQQQIADIISTDVSNYSRKESGDVKIIQEEWDKIARFLDVPVEEIYEEEEAKIIINNEHPVFNDRSANAINNQYNYDNIPGSIIENLQGYITVLKEENERLKEELKNPKTKR, from the coding sequence ATGCAAAAAGAAAAATTACGCGTCATCAGAAAGCAAAAAGGCTATACGCAACAGCAGATAGCTGATATCATTTCAACAGATGTATCCAACTACAGCAGAAAAGAAAGCGGCGATGTAAAAATAATACAGGAGGAATGGGACAAAATTGCCCGCTTTTTAGATGTTCCGGTAGAGGAAATTTATGAAGAAGAGGAAGCTAAAATAATTATCAATAATGAGCATCCGGTATTCAATGACCGTTCTGCAAACGCTATTAATAATCAATATAATTATGATAATATCCCGGGAAGCATCATTGAAAACCTGCAAGGGTATATTACGGTATTAAAAGAAGAAAACGAAAGGTTAAAGGAAGAATTAAAGAATCCGAAAACTAAAAGATAA
- the pfkA gene encoding 6-phosphofructokinase, with protein MKESAVKKIAVLTSGGDSPGMNAALRAVVRTANYYNIECYGVREGYNGLINADFLKMGARSVKNIINQGGTILKSARSAEFRTQEGRQKAYDNCVKLGIDALVCIGGDGTFTGAKIFSEEFGIRVIGVPGTIDNDIFGTDNTIGYDTALNTAMEAIDKIRDTATSHNRVFFVEVMGRDAGFIALNSGLATGALDILIPEKKDSMDDLFANFRKAEKTGKASSIVVVAEGEKLGSIYDIANSTKEEFPEYDIRIAVLGHIQRGGSPSCADRVLASRLGYGAVVGLMEGQNNVMAGMRSNDVVYTPIEEAIKKHNEINKDLMLISEILAI; from the coding sequence ATGAAAGAGAGTGCTGTAAAAAAGATTGCAGTTCTTACTTCAGGAGGTGATTCTCCGGGTATGAATGCTGCATTAAGAGCGGTAGTAAGAACCGCCAATTACTATAATATCGAATGTTACGGAGTGAGAGAAGGCTACAACGGTCTTATCAATGCTGATTTCCTTAAAATGGGAGCCCGTTCCGTAAAAAATATAATTAACCAGGGTGGAACGATTCTAAAGTCTGCCAGATCTGCTGAATTCAGAACCCAAGAAGGCCGCCAGAAAGCTTATGACAATTGTGTAAAGCTTGGTATTGATGCATTGGTATGCATCGGTGGAGACGGAACTTTTACCGGGGCCAAAATCTTCAGTGAAGAATTCGGAATCAGAGTGATCGGTGTGCCGGGAACGATAGACAATGATATTTTCGGAACAGATAATACCATCGGATACGATACGGCCCTGAATACGGCTATGGAAGCTATCGATAAAATCCGTGATACGGCAACTTCTCACAACAGGGTTTTCTTTGTGGAGGTGATGGGTCGTGATGCAGGTTTTATTGCTTTAAACAGCGGATTGGCAACGGGTGCTTTAGACATCCTTATTCCTGAGAAAAAAGACAGTATGGATGATCTTTTTGCCAACTTTAGAAAAGCTGAAAAAACAGGAAAGGCATCCAGTATCGTAGTGGTAGCAGAAGGTGAGAAACTGGGAAGTATTTATGATATTGCCAACAGTACCAAAGAAGAGTTCCCAGAATACGATATCCGTATTGCTGTTTTGGGACATATCCAAAGAGGAGGTTCTCCAAGTTGTGCAGACAGAGTATTGGCAAGCAGACTTGGATATGGTGCAGTAGTAGGATTAATGGAAGGACAAAACAATGTAATGGCAGGAATGCGCTCCAATGATGTGGTGTATACTCCTATTGAAGAAGCCATTAAAAAACATAACGAAATCAACAAAGATCTGATGTTAATTTCAGAAATTTTAGCAATCTAA